One Triticum dicoccoides isolate Atlit2015 ecotype Zavitan chromosome 5B, WEW_v2.0, whole genome shotgun sequence genomic window carries:
- the LOC119307192 gene encoding uncharacterized protein LOC119307192 isoform X2, with amino-acid sequence MRFRWSCWGRRKGRESFFLVSVPPIYTRLSRPVSSSPNPSLSPSPHRHSASCCPHPPHHRLEPELERWWALSHIRTAAMMSFKNHHEGFAGQQLLAAAAAAASQVSGGAPLPWWVGSQLLYGEPMGHGKAPPAVPMSMSPPEDACRDGQFQVVPRAQALLDAVPLPMGERGIPEALKFSMAHGKGGNSSEHSAPITLQSPFTEYNDHFELGLGQSVISSNYYSDQQYGLLSSYGMRSASSGRMLIPLNMPADAPIYVNAKQYEGILRRRRARAKAEKENRLVKARKPYLHESRHLHAMRRARGSGGRFLNTKKETNGKDTGVGSKAMAGNPLMRPAASLSSEIQHSEQGNRSSVSSLSGSEVTSLYDHEDVDHYHNFEHLRTHFFTPLPSIMDGEHGAGNPFKWAAASDGCCNLLKA; translated from the exons ATGAGGTTTAGGTGGAGCTGCTGGGGAAGGAGGAAGGGAAGGGAAAGCTTTTTCTTGGTTTCAGTACCGCCCATTTATACGCGCCTCTCCCGTCCCGTCTCCTCCTCCCCCAATCCCTCTCTCTCCCCATCACCTCACAGGCACAGCGCTTCTTGTTGTCCTCATCCGCCCCATCATCGGCTGGAGCCGGAGCTGGAAC GTTGGTGGGCGCTTAGTCACATCCGGACCGCCGCAATGATGAGCTTCAAGAACCACCATGAGGGGTTTGCGGGGCAGCagctgctcgccgccgccgccgccgccgcgagccagGTCTCCGGTGGGGCGCCGCTCCCCTGGTGGGTTGGGTCCCAGCTGCTGTACGGCGAGCCGATGGGCCACGGGAAGGCGCCGCCGGCCGTGCCCATGTCCATGTCGCCGCCGGAGGATGCCTGCCGGGACGGCCAGTTCCAGGTCGTGCCGAGGGCCCAGGCGCTGCTGGACGCCGTGCCGCTGCCCATGGGGGAGAGGGGCATCCCTGAAGCTCTCAAGTTCTCCATGGCTCATG GTAAAGGAGGGAACAGTTCTGAGCACTCTGCCCCTATCACTCTGCAGTCACCATTCACAGAGTATAATGACCACTTTGAGCTGGGCCTTGGCCAATCTGTG ATTTCCTCCAACTACTACTCTGATCAGCAGTATGGCCTACTTTCTTCTTATGGAATGAGATCAGCG TCTAGCGGGCGTATGCTTATACCACTGAACATGCCTGCTGATGCGCCGATTTATGtgaatgcaaagcaatatgaaggcATCCTTCGTCGCCGTCGTGCTCGCGCCAAGGCAGAGAAGGAGAATAGGCTGGTCAAGGCCAGAAAG CCATATCTTCACGAGTCACGCCATCTTCATGCAATGCGCCGTGCGAGAGGCTCCGGTGGACGCTTCCTCAACACTAAGAAAGAGACCAATGGAAAAGACACTGGTGTTGGGAGCAAGGCGATGGCCGGTAACCCGCTTATGCGCCCAGCTGCATCTCTCAGTTCAGAGATCCAGCACTCTGAGCAGGGAAACCGAAGCAGTGTCTCCAGCCTGTCTGGCTCAGAGGTGACAAGCCTGTATGATCATGAAGATGTGGACCATTACCACAACTTTGAGCACCTCCGGACACACTTCTTCACCCCGCTCCCGAGCATCATGGACGGTGAGCATGGGGCCGGCAACCCCTTCAAGTGGGCAGCAGCCTCCGATGGCTGCTGCAACCTCCTCAAAGCATGA
- the LOC119307192 gene encoding uncharacterized protein LOC119307192 isoform X1 has protein sequence MRFRWSCWGRRKGRESFFLVSVPPIYTRLSRPVSSSPNPSLSPSPHRHSASCCPHPPHHRLEPELEPGWWALSHIRTAAMMSFKNHHEGFAGQQLLAAAAAAASQVSGGAPLPWWVGSQLLYGEPMGHGKAPPAVPMSMSPPEDACRDGQFQVVPRAQALLDAVPLPMGERGIPEALKFSMAHGKGGNSSEHSAPITLQSPFTEYNDHFELGLGQSVISSNYYSDQQYGLLSSYGMRSASSGRMLIPLNMPADAPIYVNAKQYEGILRRRRARAKAEKENRLVKARKPYLHESRHLHAMRRARGSGGRFLNTKKETNGKDTGVGSKAMAGNPLMRPAASLSSEIQHSEQGNRSSVSSLSGSEVTSLYDHEDVDHYHNFEHLRTHFFTPLPSIMDGEHGAGNPFKWAAASDGCCNLLKA, from the exons ATGAGGTTTAGGTGGAGCTGCTGGGGAAGGAGGAAGGGAAGGGAAAGCTTTTTCTTGGTTTCAGTACCGCCCATTTATACGCGCCTCTCCCGTCCCGTCTCCTCCTCCCCCAATCCCTCTCTCTCCCCATCACCTCACAGGCACAGCGCTTCTTGTTGTCCTCATCCGCCCCATCATCGGCTGGAGCCGGAGCTGGAAC CAGGTTGGTGGGCGCTTAGTCACATCCGGACCGCCGCAATGATGAGCTTCAAGAACCACCATGAGGGGTTTGCGGGGCAGCagctgctcgccgccgccgccgccgccgcgagccagGTCTCCGGTGGGGCGCCGCTCCCCTGGTGGGTTGGGTCCCAGCTGCTGTACGGCGAGCCGATGGGCCACGGGAAGGCGCCGCCGGCCGTGCCCATGTCCATGTCGCCGCCGGAGGATGCCTGCCGGGACGGCCAGTTCCAGGTCGTGCCGAGGGCCCAGGCGCTGCTGGACGCCGTGCCGCTGCCCATGGGGGAGAGGGGCATCCCTGAAGCTCTCAAGTTCTCCATGGCTCATG GTAAAGGAGGGAACAGTTCTGAGCACTCTGCCCCTATCACTCTGCAGTCACCATTCACAGAGTATAATGACCACTTTGAGCTGGGCCTTGGCCAATCTGTG ATTTCCTCCAACTACTACTCTGATCAGCAGTATGGCCTACTTTCTTCTTATGGAATGAGATCAGCG TCTAGCGGGCGTATGCTTATACCACTGAACATGCCTGCTGATGCGCCGATTTATGtgaatgcaaagcaatatgaaggcATCCTTCGTCGCCGTCGTGCTCGCGCCAAGGCAGAGAAGGAGAATAGGCTGGTCAAGGCCAGAAAG CCATATCTTCACGAGTCACGCCATCTTCATGCAATGCGCCGTGCGAGAGGCTCCGGTGGACGCTTCCTCAACACTAAGAAAGAGACCAATGGAAAAGACACTGGTGTTGGGAGCAAGGCGATGGCCGGTAACCCGCTTATGCGCCCAGCTGCATCTCTCAGTTCAGAGATCCAGCACTCTGAGCAGGGAAACCGAAGCAGTGTCTCCAGCCTGTCTGGCTCAGAGGTGACAAGCCTGTATGATCATGAAGATGTGGACCATTACCACAACTTTGAGCACCTCCGGACACACTTCTTCACCCCGCTCCCGAGCATCATGGACGGTGAGCATGGGGCCGGCAACCCCTTCAAGTGGGCAGCAGCCTCCGATGGCTGCTGCAACCTCCTCAAAGCATGA
- the LOC119307192 gene encoding nuclear transcription factor Y subunit A-10-like isoform X3: MMSFKNHHEGFAGQQLLAAAAAAASQVSGGAPLPWWVGSQLLYGEPMGHGKAPPAVPMSMSPPEDACRDGQFQVVPRAQALLDAVPLPMGERGIPEALKFSMAHGKGGNSSEHSAPITLQSPFTEYNDHFELGLGQSVISSNYYSDQQYGLLSSYGMRSASSGRMLIPLNMPADAPIYVNAKQYEGILRRRRARAKAEKENRLVKARKPYLHESRHLHAMRRARGSGGRFLNTKKETNGKDTGVGSKAMAGNPLMRPAASLSSEIQHSEQGNRSSVSSLSGSEVTSLYDHEDVDHYHNFEHLRTHFFTPLPSIMDGEHGAGNPFKWAAASDGCCNLLKA; the protein is encoded by the exons ATGATGAGCTTCAAGAACCACCATGAGGGGTTTGCGGGGCAGCagctgctcgccgccgccgccgccgccgcgagccagGTCTCCGGTGGGGCGCCGCTCCCCTGGTGGGTTGGGTCCCAGCTGCTGTACGGCGAGCCGATGGGCCACGGGAAGGCGCCGCCGGCCGTGCCCATGTCCATGTCGCCGCCGGAGGATGCCTGCCGGGACGGCCAGTTCCAGGTCGTGCCGAGGGCCCAGGCGCTGCTGGACGCCGTGCCGCTGCCCATGGGGGAGAGGGGCATCCCTGAAGCTCTCAAGTTCTCCATGGCTCATG GTAAAGGAGGGAACAGTTCTGAGCACTCTGCCCCTATCACTCTGCAGTCACCATTCACAGAGTATAATGACCACTTTGAGCTGGGCCTTGGCCAATCTGTG ATTTCCTCCAACTACTACTCTGATCAGCAGTATGGCCTACTTTCTTCTTATGGAATGAGATCAGCG TCTAGCGGGCGTATGCTTATACCACTGAACATGCCTGCTGATGCGCCGATTTATGtgaatgcaaagcaatatgaaggcATCCTTCGTCGCCGTCGTGCTCGCGCCAAGGCAGAGAAGGAGAATAGGCTGGTCAAGGCCAGAAAG CCATATCTTCACGAGTCACGCCATCTTCATGCAATGCGCCGTGCGAGAGGCTCCGGTGGACGCTTCCTCAACACTAAGAAAGAGACCAATGGAAAAGACACTGGTGTTGGGAGCAAGGCGATGGCCGGTAACCCGCTTATGCGCCCAGCTGCATCTCTCAGTTCAGAGATCCAGCACTCTGAGCAGGGAAACCGAAGCAGTGTCTCCAGCCTGTCTGGCTCAGAGGTGACAAGCCTGTATGATCATGAAGATGTGGACCATTACCACAACTTTGAGCACCTCCGGACACACTTCTTCACCCCGCTCCCGAGCATCATGGACGGTGAGCATGGGGCCGGCAACCCCTTCAAGTGGGCAGCAGCCTCCGATGGCTGCTGCAACCTCCTCAAAGCATGA